The Amphiura filiformis chromosome 15, Afil_fr2py, whole genome shotgun sequence region TGAGTTCAGTCCTTGTTTACGGAGtttgttagggtttagggttgggtagctcgagatactctagctaaaatacaggtttacatttactatcttacattatcttgctgtatttcagctagagctccaaacgacaagcttccgggtttttttggagaacaatactgttacgtaagatgaagaagaaacccgcctcggagcccgctctactcattatttcattgtacttattgcaatttgcctccacacattacgtaatcaacacaaagcttttgtgaggattagtgagtggataagaaattgacagtggaggatatgAAGGACATGCCGATTGTTAGTTGttaatcatgaattgccgcaacgtattaatattttactgcatggcattccgcaaacaccaagacaaattatgccgtatttttccaaagatcatctcatatgaagtaagctgaatgcgatctgtacttttgtaacattccgatcgcttttgatcacctattatcggcgaatttgcttgaaaacacgcgaagttcatgttgtgtaaacataattagcatagacacaaatgaaattacgatgcaatacaatgcaatttgaatgcgcagcagatctatagaaataacgttgcccggttttatgcagaattagaccctgtctggggttggggtagggcagtcttgtaagactagtagagttgcacggTGCACCCATTCGGTAATCGCTAAGTTCCTTGTATTAAATTTGGACCAATTTCCTTCAATATTGCTGGATATAGGATTAGTTTTGAGTAAAGGTTTAGTCACAATTTATAGAATTAATTACTGCACAATTCTGGCAGCGCACATACGTGTTCTCATTGCACTACATGTGTTCTCATTGCACTGTGGAAGATtccatagttggcagtggtgatacaaacccacccgttttatttcaaacccaccctttttattttataccctttataccaaaactctgaaacccaccctttctaagcttggttactgatcatagatataagtggttatggtggtccaggaggtgcagatttgcatccaaagagatTTACATAAGGTTTAGATTACCAAACAGAATGGGATTCcaatatttttttgtgtttcattttagTGTCATTCCATTggaaattacagtaagctttgagattgcaattgcGCTTTATATTTGGACACGCATTTTAACCAGAAagttttcaaacccaccctttttaaagcattttgtggacccttcaaacccaccctttctaaagcgtgggttaccaacagtgGGAAGACACTTTTCATATTATAAGCAGCATGAATTTAACAAAGTTTCCTTATCTTATTTTGTTCCAGGCAAACCAATCACACTGGGTGCGCTCCTCCATGATAAATCTTTTCCTGACATCGCTCATGTTCTCTCTGACATTCATGAAAGTGAGGAACAGAAGTGCACACCATTGGTTATAGCATCAAGAAATGGTCACCACACGGTGGTGAAATTACTACTCGGACAATATGGGGTGAATATCGAGCAAACTGGAACGGTTAAGTTCAATGGTTATACCATCGAGGGCGCATCGGCTTTGTGGGCTGCAGCTGGAGCAGGTCACTTTGAGGTGGTTAAGATTCTACTAGAACACGAGGCCGACGTAAATCATGCAACAGTAACAAATTCTACCCCGCTAAGATCGGCTTGTTTCGATGGCAAACTTGCTATTGTGAGGTTTCTCGTAGAGCACGATGCTGATATTCACGTTCCAAACAAATACGGAAATACGTGTCTCATGATCGCGTGCTACAAAGGGCACAtgagcgtcatacggtatttgtTGGAGCAGGGTGCCGATGTCAATGCGAAGGCAAACTGCGGAGCGACTGCCTTGCATTTTGCAGCCGAATGCGGTCATCTGGAAATTGTCAAAGAGTTGATCATCTATAAAGCGGAAAATGTTGCAAACGAACAGAACTTAACCCCCTTGATGGTTGCCTGTGAGAATAGTCAAGCAGAAGTTGCAGAGTATCTGATGTCCCTCGAGAATGTCTCCAAAGAAGATAGGATTCAAGCTTTGGAGCTCCTAGGTGCGTCTTATGCTAATGATAAAGACAATTATAACCTAGCAAAACGTATCACTACTTGTATCTTGCAATGCTACATAGAATCATGGATCGGGTGATATAATAATGAAAGCCATTAAAGATCCAATCGCAGCATACGGCAACAGGACAGAAGTGCGTATACACTAATTGAACTCAAAGGCATTAAAGGTGACCAGTATGCATTGCAGATGGAAGCTCTTATGATACGAGAACGGATACTTGGACGTAATAATCCCGATTTACTACATGCAATAGTCTTCAGGGGCGCAGTGTGCGCTGATAGCATGCAATTTGTTAAATGTGTTGCCTTGTGGCTTCATGCGATGCATCTACGACAAACCATGAACAGAACAGTGCAGAAAGACTTGCTACGTTTCGCACAAGTGTTCTCTCAGATGCTCCACCTCAGAGAAGTTGTGAATTTCGCTGAAGTCTGCGAAGTTCTCAAAGTAGCTGTAGCCGAGGTGGAATCGTATCAAGCGAAGTTGAAAATGTGTAGTGAAGCTGAAAGGCCTGAGGCTCAAAATGTATACCAGAATGATATCCTGACCATTTTGTATCTCCTGTCCGTTCTTACGATAAGAAGTTAGAGAAATCTGCTTCAAGATTTCACGTACAAGAAATGGGTTTATCGCTTTCTCATGTTAGATCCACGAACACCAAGTGGTGCTACGCCACTCCACCTTGTTGTGAACCATCAAACACCTATAGACGACTTTCACACAAATACGGTGTGCAAGTTTCCCAGTATAGATCTAGTACGATTGTTTCTGGAATGCGGATCCGATCCCGATGCGATCGACAAGGAGAACCAAACAGCGCTTCATGTGATTGTGAAGTACAACAAACCAATCAGCGATTTCATGACGCTACATTCGATCATCGTGCTTCTATCCGAGGAAGGATGTCATATAGACCGGTGAACAAACGCGGCGAGACAGCCATCGAAGCATCAACAACTGGTGTAGCAGAGATTATACTTAAAGCACAGGTACATCCGAACTTGAAATGCATAGCCGCCAAAGTTGTTAGGAAACATGGACTAGAATACAAAGGAACTGTGCCTGTGTGTCTTGAAGAATTTATAGAGATGCATTGATGGTAAATTTTATATCTGAAATAATCGGTTTTAAAAAGATGCCCCATTTCTTGCACCTTACTGTTACCGTTGGATTATCAAGAACCTATAATACCATCGGGAGTTGAAGGTGTTGCTAGTGCGTCAGGAGTTGAAGGTGTTGCTAGTGCGTATTTAGTTGTTTGCAGTTTCAAATTGTACATGTTATCGTGCAGAGCAAATACCATGTACAGCTGGGTATGAGGGCGGTTTGTCGATAGACCTGCATCGCAACCATGTAAAAGCTCTGACATCACCTTCAACTCTCAATTTATGATAGACAAACTTGTCAAGTTATATTGTAGCCTCTTGAGCCCCAGGGAAAGAGGGAGTCCTTAAATTTGGATGTGCaacagagaatttgaaagtggacccatcaatacgctgacgaagttacgtaattaatcggatgaattaccatagcaataggtgaaacaattttgaacatatcgcgctgcactgcaagcaggttacactcatcacgtgtgtatgtctgcaatcatagattgaatacaatactggtcttttcaaagatactaatctgacAGGTGCAACTGTGCAagggatcagcatgatatggttcaagaGCTACcgtgtgaacgtatcagtgcagcgcggtgtattcaaaacttgttttcaccttttgctatggtaggtaatccgattattacataactttaccAGTGTATATACTAGTACATTGTGTACCACCAAttcttcaagaaatttggacctatCGATACATGTATACCAGAAGTCACAATTTTCggacaaatttaacacaaattgacTGAGTTCTCATTAAATGGGATTGGAGGTCAAGGTCATGCATCCAAGATGGATATGCCATGAAATTAGACCATTTTCTGTTAGTGAAGCCTTGTTTCTTAAAGTTTCTACATGTATTAAATTGGATTCATAACACTAATCAACTAGACTCACTTTTATttccttatcctaggtgcatcatCAGGCCGTCTAATGATCTAACGGCAAAAGATCATTGACCTGTGACAAGGTGGTATTGCCAGAGGTCATTGATTTTGAGTCAAACTTCTAAGGAATGTTATTATTGATCACAGAATTGTAGGCCCCCGCCAAGTAATGGAGCATACCGCCTCCCCTGTGTAGTGAAGGTTGTTAATATGTGGATCGCTTCTTTTAAAACGCCCCTGTCGTACCACCTGCGTTCTCTGTCCAAAATCACAAAGTTCATCGTGTTTGTCAAAGGTGTGATTTGTGCTATCAAATGTGTGCACATGGCCAGTGGCGTAcatgtagcgtgggtcatcacattggggggcacagaccatgattgggggcactgggtctgattggggggcacaagccattttttggcaattttcctatgggattttttaaaatttcagatcaattggggggcacgtgcccctataTGATGCTACGCAACTGCACATGGCTGAATCCCCGCAACTACAATGTAGCACCAGCACATCTTTTGGTTCACCTATACTGTACAAGTCCTGGCAATCAGCATCCTTCCATTGTACATGTATGGCATAGACTATGTTGCTTTGTTTGTCTTAAATGCGGCTTGTCTTTTGGGTGAACCAGCTTCTGTCTTTTAGTGTTAGTTGGTTTGACGAGACAGGGATCTGATGTGTTCAGAAGATTCTGCGATACCGTAGCCTCTCAAAATAAAAGTGAATCCAGTTGATTAGTTTCATGAttccaatttaatttaattataccaGGATgaatatataaactcctcaaaaaaaagtttggaaactttcaaaagcggttgtatatcagaaaattttgaaatctatctccataccagcgaaaacattgttcttttctgtcaacaatgatacctcatttgtgacgatagccCATTCCACAGCTGAGTAACttgctttgaaagacagagaggtctcaaagaaaatgtgcgaaactgaccattatctgcgctcatcttattgctctgaatgaatgaacgagtggtttaatgcatgaataaaagaatgaatgaacagttgtttg contains the following coding sequences:
- the LOC140171649 gene encoding LOW QUALITY PROTEIN: protein fem-1 homolog B-like (The sequence of the model RefSeq protein was modified relative to this genomic sequence to represent the inferred CDS: inserted 2 bases in 2 codons; deleted 4 bases in 2 codons; substituted 1 base at 1 genomic stop codon); protein product: MNRTSSYDIRAPLRENRQQNLAVLSKRVFNAAKDGKPITLGALLHDKSFPDIAHVLSDIHESEEQKCTPLVIASRNGHHTVVKLLLGQYGVNIEQTGTVKFNGYTIEGASALWAAAGAGHFEVVKILLEHEADVNHATVTNSTPLRSACFDGKLAIVRFLVEHDADIHVPNKYGNTCLMIACYKGHMSVIRYLLEQGADVNAKANCGATALHFAAECGHLEIVKELIIYKAENVANEQNLTPLMVACENSQAEVAEYLMSLENVSKEDRIQALELLGASYANDKDNYNLXKTYHYLYLAMLHRIMDGDIIMKAIKDPIAAYGNRTEVRTLIELKGIKGDQYALQMEALMIRERILGRNNPDLLHAIVFRGAVCADSMQFVKCVALWLHAMHLRQTMNRTVQKDLLRFAQVFSQMLHLREVVNFAEVCEVLKVAVAEVESYQAKLKMCSEAERPEAQNVYQNDILTILYLLSVLTIRSXRNLLQDFTYKKWVYRFLMLDPRTPSGATPLHLVVNHQTPIDDFHTNTVCKFPSIDLVRLFLECGSDPDAIDKENQTALHVIVKYNKPISDFMTLHSIIVLLSEEGCHIDXVNKRGETAIEASTTGVAEIILKAQVHPNLKCIAAKVVRKHGLEYKGTVPVCLEEFIEMH